In a single window of the Subtercola sp. PAMC28395 genome:
- a CDS encoding glutathione peroxidase, protein MTSLNDIPITTIDGTDTSLAAYGDKVKLIVNVASRCGLAPQYSKLEDLQKTYGDRGFTVLGFPSNQFLQELGTEEAIAEYCSTTWGITFPMFEKIKVNGRSEHPLYTELKKAVDAEGKAGKVKWNFEKFVVTPDGEVHRFRPRTEPDDPAIVALIEASLPAVE, encoded by the coding sequence ATGACTTCGTTGAATGACATCCCGATCACAACCATCGATGGCACTGATACTTCGCTCGCCGCTTATGGCGACAAAGTGAAGCTCATCGTCAACGTTGCTTCGCGCTGCGGGCTCGCCCCGCAGTACAGCAAGCTCGAAGACCTCCAGAAGACCTATGGTGACCGGGGGTTCACGGTGCTCGGTTTTCCGAGCAACCAGTTCCTGCAGGAGCTCGGTACCGAAGAGGCTATTGCCGAGTATTGCTCCACCACCTGGGGCATCACCTTCCCGATGTTCGAGAAGATCAAGGTGAACGGCCGCTCCGAGCATCCGCTCTACACAGAGCTGAAGAAAGCAGTCGACGCTGAGGGCAAGGCCGGCAAGGTGAAGTGGAACTTCGAGAAGTTCGTGGTCACCCCAGACGGTGAAGTCCACCGCTTTCGCCCCCGCACCGAGCCGGATGACCCCGCCATCGTCGCCCTGATCGAGGCGTCGCTGCCCGCCGTCGAATAG
- a CDS encoding thymidylate synthase: MITSLTTPYEDLLRHTLETGSAKSDRTGTGTTSIFGAQLRFDLSEGFPLITTKRVHFKSIAYELLWFLRGESNVGWLQENGVTIWNEWADADGELGPVYGVQWRSWPTPDGSHIDQISQVIHTLGADPDSRRMIVSAWNVADIPSMALAPCHAFFQFYVADGKLSCQLYQRSADMFLGVPFNIASYALLTHMVAAQAGLEVGDFIWTGGDCHIYDNHREQVTEQLRRDPYPLPTLKITRVPESIFDYQFDDFEVVDYQHHPAIKAPVAV, from the coding sequence ATGATTACTTCACTCACCACCCCGTATGAAGACCTGCTGCGCCACACCCTCGAGACGGGCTCGGCCAAGTCAGACCGCACAGGCACCGGCACCACGAGCATCTTCGGAGCGCAGCTGCGTTTCGACCTGAGTGAAGGCTTTCCGCTCATCACCACCAAGCGGGTGCACTTCAAGTCGATCGCCTACGAGTTGCTGTGGTTCCTGCGCGGCGAGAGCAACGTCGGGTGGCTACAGGAGAACGGCGTCACCATCTGGAACGAGTGGGCAGACGCCGACGGCGAACTCGGCCCGGTCTACGGGGTGCAGTGGCGGTCGTGGCCCACGCCTGACGGCTCGCACATCGACCAGATCAGCCAGGTCATCCACACCCTGGGGGCTGACCCCGACAGCCGGCGCATGATCGTGTCGGCCTGGAACGTAGCGGACATCCCCTCGATGGCACTGGCGCCCTGCCACGCCTTCTTCCAGTTCTACGTCGCTGACGGCAAGCTCTCGTGCCAGTTGTACCAGCGCAGCGCCGACATGTTCCTCGGGGTTCCCTTCAACATCGCGAGCTACGCACTGCTCACCCACATGGTGGCGGCTCAGGCCGGTCTCGAGGTGGGCGACTTCATCTGGACCGGTGGCGATTGCCACATCTACGACAACCACCGCGAGCAGGTCACCGAGCAGCTCCGTCGCGACCCGTACCCGCTGCCGACGCTGAAGATCACCAGGGTGCCTGAGAGCATATTCGACTACCAGTTCGATGACTTCGAGGTCGTCGACTACCAGCACCACCCTGCGATCAAGGCGCCGGTCGCCGTATGA
- a CDS encoding dihydrofolate reductase, with protein MTLGMIWAEARGGVIGHGGTIPWRLPEDLAHFKELTLGDTVLMGRRTWDSLPVRFRPLPGRRNLVLTRDAEWTSPGAEVVHSLAEVSSDDDGGLWVIGGGELYRQAMPSATRLEVTELDLGVKGDTLAPAIDATWERVAASPWLESATGIRYRFVSYTR; from the coding sequence ATGACGCTCGGGATGATCTGGGCAGAGGCCCGCGGTGGCGTCATCGGCCACGGCGGAACAATCCCCTGGCGGCTGCCCGAAGACCTCGCGCACTTCAAGGAGCTGACCCTCGGCGACACGGTGCTGATGGGCCGACGCACCTGGGATTCACTGCCGGTGCGGTTCAGGCCGCTCCCCGGTCGCCGCAACCTCGTGCTGACGCGCGATGCCGAATGGACCTCCCCCGGCGCAGAGGTCGTGCACAGTCTGGCCGAGGTCTCCTCCGATGACGACGGGGGCCTCTGGGTGATCGGCGGCGGCGAGCTCTATCGGCAGGCCATGCCGTCCGCGACCCGCCTCGAGGTGACTGAGCTCGACCTCGGGGTGAAGGGTGACACGCTCGCTCCCGCGATCGACGCGACGTGGGAGCGCGTCGCGGCGTCGCCCTGGCTCGAGTCGGCCACGGGCATCCGGTACCGCTTCGTCAGCTACACGCGCTGA
- a CDS encoding CoA ester lyase, translated as MMTDTSRPEGTTTSAYRADQIPAEIARSWLLVAATRPETFDEVASSRADQIVLDIEDAVDPKLKPAARNDVVAWLSNGGSAWVRINDHSTPFWSHDVDALKGLPGLLGVMLAKTESGAHVTETFDRLGGGTAVIALIESALGIEEARSIAEARGAFRLAFGSGDYRRDTGTGADDLAMAYPRSRLVVASRIGGLPGPIDGPTVGSSHPVLREQSALAVTLGLTGKLCLDVEQLPVINEVISPTRSDATWARDFLEDFESRGRVIRDGSDLPRLGRAQKIDKLAQAFGIKPL; from the coding sequence ATGATGACCGACACTTCCCGCCCTGAAGGCACCACGACTTCGGCGTACCGTGCAGACCAGATCCCTGCAGAAATCGCTCGCTCATGGTTGTTGGTCGCTGCCACACGCCCAGAGACGTTCGATGAGGTGGCGAGCTCACGCGCAGACCAGATCGTTCTCGACATCGAAGACGCGGTCGACCCCAAACTCAAGCCGGCCGCGCGGAACGACGTCGTTGCGTGGTTGAGTAATGGTGGCAGCGCGTGGGTCCGGATCAACGACCACAGCACCCCGTTCTGGTCCCACGACGTAGATGCCCTCAAAGGTCTCCCTGGCCTTCTCGGAGTGATGCTCGCGAAGACCGAGTCCGGTGCCCACGTCACCGAAACGTTCGACCGCCTCGGCGGGGGCACCGCTGTCATCGCCTTGATCGAGTCGGCGCTCGGCATCGAAGAGGCCCGCTCGATCGCCGAGGCACGAGGGGCTTTTCGACTCGCATTCGGCAGCGGTGACTACCGTCGTGACACCGGTACGGGCGCAGACGATCTCGCCATGGCCTACCCCCGGTCGCGTCTCGTCGTGGCCAGCCGCATCGGCGGCCTGCCCGGCCCGATCGACGGCCCCACCGTCGGCAGCAGTCATCCGGTTCTTCGCGAGCAGTCCGCGCTCGCCGTCACACTCGGGCTCACGGGCAAGCTGTGCCTCGACGTCGAACAGTTGCCGGTGATCAACGAGGTCATCAGCCCGACGCGCTCCGACGCGACGTGGGCCCGGGACTTCCTCGAGGATTTCGAGTCGCGGGGGCGGGTCATCCGTGACGGCAGCGACCTGCCGCGCCTCGGCCGCGCCCAGAAGATCGACAAGCTCGCCCAGGCCTTCGGTATCAAGCCTCTCTGA
- a CDS encoding cellulase family glycosylhydrolase, with amino-acid sequence MRLSLPGRIVTAISAIALVASGVSVASAATPAQAPASVVGAAGSGWLHTDGATIKTAGNAPYVIKGAAWFGLETSNCAPHGLWSISLDSGLAQIKSMGFNTLRLPFSNECLAAKTSNSINYQVNPTLQGLTPLQIMDAVVARAKVYGLNVFLDQHRPDSGAQSSLWYTSAYSEASWISDWKMLAKRYVNDPTVIGFDLHNEPHDTACWGCGNAATDWQAAATRAGNAVQTVNPNLLVIVEGVEKQADGSSTWWGGGLQGVAAKPVTLTVPNHVVYSPHDYPSTVYNQTWFSASNYPANLAGVWDKNWGYIAKTGKAPVLLGEFGTKLETDSDRKWLSSIVSYLAANSMSFAYWSFNPNSGDTGGLVKDDWVTPQTAKLAALQPLLGSGTPTPVQTPTPTVTPTPSPTPKPTVTPTPSPKPTVTPTPTPKPTVTPTPTPKPTVTPTPKPTVTPTPTPTPTQKPTVTAKWMLQSAWGAGYVADIEVTSPTGAAGWTVTWPDTAATSIVNAWGMTCTITAHTSITCTGIDWAGKLSAGQTVRVGLQVSATAAPKAPVVTVSAR; translated from the coding sequence ATGAGACTGAGTCTGCCCGGCCGCATCGTCACAGCGATCAGCGCGATCGCCCTCGTCGCCAGCGGCGTCTCTGTGGCCTCGGCCGCAACGCCCGCTCAAGCACCTGCCTCAGTGGTCGGCGCGGCGGGGTCGGGCTGGCTGCACACCGACGGCGCGACGATCAAGACAGCGGGCAACGCCCCATACGTCATCAAGGGCGCGGCCTGGTTCGGCCTGGAGACGTCGAACTGCGCACCGCACGGCCTCTGGTCGATCAGTCTCGATTCAGGGTTGGCGCAGATCAAGTCGATGGGCTTCAACACGCTTCGCCTGCCGTTCTCGAACGAATGCCTCGCCGCGAAGACGAGCAACTCGATCAACTACCAGGTGAACCCCACGCTGCAGGGTCTGACTCCCCTTCAGATCATGGATGCAGTGGTTGCCCGGGCCAAGGTCTACGGCCTCAATGTCTTTCTCGACCAGCATCGCCCCGATTCCGGCGCTCAGTCGTCACTCTGGTACACGAGTGCCTACAGCGAAGCCTCCTGGATCAGCGACTGGAAGATGCTCGCAAAACGCTACGTGAACGACCCCACTGTCATCGGGTTCGACCTGCACAACGAGCCGCACGACACTGCCTGCTGGGGATGCGGCAATGCCGCCACCGACTGGCAGGCTGCCGCCACCCGCGCAGGCAACGCCGTCCAGACGGTGAACCCGAACCTGCTCGTGATCGTCGAAGGTGTCGAGAAGCAGGCAGACGGCAGCTCCACCTGGTGGGGTGGCGGGCTCCAGGGTGTTGCGGCGAAGCCGGTCACCCTCACCGTGCCGAACCATGTGGTGTACTCACCCCACGACTACCCCTCCACCGTCTACAACCAGACCTGGTTCTCTGCGTCGAACTACCCGGCGAATCTCGCGGGTGTGTGGGACAAGAACTGGGGCTACATCGCCAAGACCGGCAAGGCACCGGTCTTGCTCGGCGAGTTCGGAACAAAGCTCGAAACCGACTCCGACCGCAAATGGTTGAGCTCCATCGTCAGCTACCTCGCAGCCAACTCGATGAGCTTTGCCTACTGGTCGTTCAACCCGAACAGCGGCGACACCGGCGGGCTGGTGAAAGACGACTGGGTCACACCTCAGACGGCAAAGCTCGCCGCCCTCCAGCCACTTCTCGGATCGGGTACCCCGACACCGGTGCAGACCCCGACGCCGACAGTCACACCGACCCCCTCGCCCACACCGAAGCCCACCGTCACACCGACCCCCTCGCCGAAGCCCACCGTCACACCGACACCCACGCCGAAGCCCACCGTCACACCGACACCTACTCCCAAACCGACGGTCACTCCGACTCCGAAGCCCACGGTCACACCCACGCCCACGCCGACGCCCACGCAGAAACCGACCGTCACCGCGAAGTGGATGCTGCAGAGCGCGTGGGGGGCCGGCTATGTCGCAGACATCGAAGTCACCAGTCCCACGGGTGCAGCAGGCTGGACCGTCACCTGGCCCGACACCGCAGCGACCTCGATCGTGAACGCCTGGGGCATGACCTGCACGATCACCGCACACACCTCGATCACCTGCACGGGCATCGACTGGGCGGGCAAGCTCAGTGCGGGCCAAACGGTCAGGGTCGGCCTTCAGGTGTCTGCAACGGCCGCACCGAAAGCACCTGTCGTGACGGTGTCGGCGCGCTAG
- a CDS encoding ABC transporter ATP-binding protein produces the protein MATTAPGELAIETHGLTKKFGRQTAVNSIDLAVPRGSVFGFLGPNGSGKTTTIRVLLGLASATSGEVSVLGRALPKMLPDVLPRVGALIEGPGFYPFLSGAANLRRLDSADRFVSSHTRRARVDAALDRVGLSHAAEKKVRAYSLGMKQRLGIANALLTPRELIVLDEPTNGLDPQGTREVRNLVRSLTEEGTTVFVSSHLLAEIEHMCTHAAVMSAGSLVAQGSLDELRLAGQTRARVVTPDTAAAERVLRMIGLDPDHPTPLVEQASADGIVTAPLGDDRAPESIVAALVAEGVRVRGFSVERATLEDLFVALTGEGFDVAQ, from the coding sequence ATGGCCACGACAGCGCCAGGCGAACTCGCGATCGAGACCCACGGCCTGACCAAGAAGTTCGGAAGGCAGACCGCGGTCAACAGCATCGACCTCGCTGTGCCTCGCGGGTCGGTGTTCGGCTTTCTCGGCCCGAACGGGTCGGGCAAGACCACCACCATCAGGGTTCTGCTGGGCCTGGCCTCTGCAACGTCGGGCGAGGTGAGTGTGCTGGGTCGCGCGCTCCCGAAGATGCTCCCCGACGTGTTGCCACGCGTCGGCGCGCTGATCGAAGGGCCCGGTTTCTACCCGTTCCTCTCAGGGGCTGCGAACCTGCGCCGCCTCGATTCGGCCGATCGCTTCGTTTCGAGTCACACCCGGCGCGCGCGCGTCGATGCAGCACTCGACAGGGTCGGCCTCAGCCACGCCGCCGAGAAGAAGGTACGCGCCTATTCGCTGGGAATGAAGCAGCGTCTCGGCATCGCGAATGCGCTTCTCACCCCCCGTGAACTGATCGTGCTCGACGAACCAACCAACGGCCTCGACCCACAGGGCACACGGGAGGTTCGCAACCTCGTCCGTTCGCTCACCGAAGAAGGCACCACGGTGTTCGTCTCGAGCCACCTTCTGGCCGAGATCGAGCACATGTGCACCCACGCAGCAGTCATGAGCGCCGGTTCGCTCGTTGCGCAGGGCAGCCTCGACGAACTGCGGCTCGCGGGGCAGACCCGTGCCAGAGTGGTGACCCCCGACACGGCGGCGGCCGAACGGGTGTTGCGGATGATCGGGCTCGACCCCGATCATCCGACCCCCTTGGTCGAGCAGGCGTCGGCAGACGGAATCGTGACAGCCCCGCTCGGTGATGACCGGGCTCCGGAGTCGATCGTCGCGGCCCTGGTTGCCGAAGGAGTCCGCGTGCGCGGTTTCTCTGTCGAACGAGCCACGCTCGAAGACCTGTTCGTCGCCCTCACCGGGGAGGGGTTCGACGTTGCCCAGTAA
- a CDS encoding ABC transporter permease, whose product MGALTSVPRKANAGWALLASELSVLFRRRRTWVMLAALAAIPVLIAVAVRVSTARPPSGRGPAFLDQITQNGLFVSLVALTICIPLFLPLTVGVVAGDTIAGEASASTLRYLLVSPVGRGRLLIVKYAGAIAFCLAAVIVITLAGAVIGAALFPIGPVTLLSGDTIGVPEAALRALLIAAYVTVSLLGLSAIGLFISTLTDIPVGAMAATVVISIVSQVLDSLPQLDWLHPWLFSHYWLSFADLLRQPIEWSSFGTNALLQLAYVLVFGALAYGRFSTKDILS is encoded by the coding sequence ATGGGCGCGCTCACCAGTGTGCCGCGAAAAGCGAACGCCGGATGGGCGCTGCTCGCGTCAGAGCTGTCGGTTCTCTTCCGCCGTCGGCGCACCTGGGTGATGCTGGCCGCGCTGGCCGCGATTCCGGTGTTGATCGCCGTCGCCGTGCGGGTCTCGACGGCCCGACCACCATCGGGCAGGGGGCCCGCTTTCCTCGACCAGATCACCCAGAACGGGCTGTTCGTCAGCCTGGTCGCCCTCACGATCTGCATTCCGCTGTTCCTGCCCCTCACCGTGGGCGTCGTCGCCGGAGACACGATCGCCGGCGAAGCCAGCGCGAGCACCCTCCGGTACCTGCTGGTCTCGCCCGTCGGCCGGGGCCGGCTGCTGATCGTGAAGTACGCCGGTGCCATAGCGTTCTGCCTTGCCGCCGTGATCGTGATCACGCTCGCGGGTGCTGTGATCGGGGCGGCTCTCTTCCCGATCGGCCCGGTCACGCTGCTCTCCGGAGATACCATCGGCGTGCCAGAAGCGGCCCTCCGCGCCCTGCTGATTGCCGCTTATGTGACGGTCTCGCTGCTCGGTCTCTCGGCCATCGGCTTGTTCATCTCGACCTTGACCGACATTCCCGTGGGTGCCATGGCGGCCACCGTCGTCATCTCGATCGTCTCGCAGGTGCTGGATTCACTGCCGCAACTCGACTGGCTGCACCCGTGGCTCTTCAGCCACTACTGGCTGAGCTTCGCTGACCTGCTTCGCCAGCCCATCGAATGGTCGTCGTTCGGCACGAACGCCCTCCTGCAGCTCGCGTATGTGCTTGTCTTCGGCGCGCTCGCGTACGGTCGTTTCTCGACCAAAGACATCCTCTCCTGA
- a CDS encoding acyl-CoA desaturase has translation MSSLSMNPSVPSESLALSNSSVPSVALAASGTSTPVVKFTRTKPGGNRANPTTEYSALLRTVRDAGLLRRSTGYYYAMFGALLVALGGVVTGFILLGDSWYQLLMAAVLGVILTQFAFLAHEASHRAVFESGKANDIVGRMLANLFVGISYSWWMTKHSRHHANPNIIGKDPDIDQDVVSFTEHDAAKTRGIYAWFTKRQGNFFFPILVLEGLNLHVHGFRTVFGKGKVDKRAVEITMLLARIGAYVAVIFLMLPLGMAFAFIGVQLAVFGVYMGSSFAPNHVGMPILPKDSRVDFLRRQVLTSRNISGGWFINWFMGGLNYQVEHHLFPNMARPHLKAAQQIAREYCETHTILYTETTLPEAYGIVITYLNKVGLAAGRDAFQCPAASAYGR, from the coding sequence ATGAGCAGCCTGTCTATGAATCCTTCTGTGCCGTCTGAGTCTCTGGCGCTCTCGAACTCCTCGGTGCCCTCCGTCGCTCTGGCGGCATCGGGCACCTCGACTCCCGTGGTGAAGTTCACGCGGACGAAGCCCGGCGGCAACCGCGCGAACCCGACCACCGAATATTCGGCGCTCCTCCGCACCGTTCGTGACGCCGGCCTGCTTCGCCGGAGCACGGGCTACTACTACGCGATGTTCGGTGCATTGCTCGTCGCCCTCGGCGGAGTAGTCACCGGCTTCATCCTGCTGGGTGACTCCTGGTACCAGCTCCTGATGGCGGCCGTTCTCGGCGTGATTCTCACGCAGTTCGCCTTTCTGGCGCACGAGGCCTCCCATCGAGCAGTCTTCGAATCGGGCAAGGCGAACGACATCGTCGGCCGCATGCTCGCCAATCTGTTCGTGGGCATCAGCTACTCCTGGTGGATGACCAAGCACAGCCGCCACCACGCCAACCCCAATATCATCGGCAAAGACCCCGACATCGACCAGGACGTCGTCTCCTTCACCGAACACGATGCGGCGAAGACCCGCGGGATCTATGCGTGGTTCACGAAACGCCAGGGCAACTTCTTCTTTCCGATCCTCGTGCTCGAGGGCCTGAACCTGCACGTGCACGGCTTTCGTACCGTCTTCGGCAAGGGCAAAGTCGACAAGAGGGCCGTCGAGATCACCATGCTCCTGGCACGCATCGGCGCCTATGTCGCCGTGATCTTCCTGATGCTGCCCCTGGGCATGGCATTCGCCTTCATCGGCGTGCAACTGGCCGTGTTCGGTGTGTACATGGGTTCGTCCTTCGCTCCGAACCACGTAGGCATGCCCATACTGCCGAAGGACTCCAGGGTGGACTTTCTGCGCCGCCAGGTGCTGACCTCGCGCAACATCAGCGGCGGCTGGTTCATCAACTGGTTCATGGGAGGCCTGAACTATCAGGTCGAACACCACCTCTTCCCGAATATGGCACGCCCGCACCTCAAGGCCGCGCAACAGATCGCCCGCGAATACTGCGAGACCCACACGATCCTGTACACCGAGACGACGCTTCCTGAGGCTTATGGAATCGTGATCACCTATCTGAACAAGGTCGGGCTCGCTGCCGGCCGGGATGCGTTCCAGTGCCCGGCAGCGTCGGCCTACGGTCGCTGA
- a CDS encoding CynX/NimT family MFS transporter produces MPTTSTRSFPWPVVIGIVLIGLVLRGPIIAIAPISGTLRADLGLTAAQVGLLTTLPVLCFAIITPFASFFVGRAGANFATTITVIGVGLGTIIRSAGGVEAVFVGTIIMGAFITVGNVVVPVLIRRDVPARRVGIVTGSYTSAMNVSSMITSLATAPLAQAFGWQAALLAWGGFAVIATAGWLLAIGPRAAFHVGPLRPTLESGAFETVAIDTQSIPSIQGVHARTWRSASALLLSLAFAGQAFSYYGVTAWFPTILEDEVGLSVTAAGSSSSIFQIAAVVGALGVPLLSTRIGIPRTFVLVAILWVSCPVGLLLDPSAWFIWGFFGGVAQGGGITIVFMLIVQLALNGTHARGLSAMIQGVGYALGATSATLLGAAHDATGAWTLPLSIIVVSTLVFSAAGLAGAIRANRTRSPLAR; encoded by the coding sequence ATGCCCACCACCTCCACCCGATCGTTCCCCTGGCCCGTCGTCATCGGCATCGTGCTGATCGGGCTGGTTCTTCGAGGTCCGATCATCGCCATCGCGCCGATCAGCGGAACCCTGCGCGCCGATCTTGGCCTCACCGCCGCACAGGTCGGCCTCCTCACCACCCTGCCCGTGCTGTGTTTTGCCATCATCACCCCGTTCGCCTCGTTCTTCGTCGGCAGAGCGGGAGCGAACTTCGCTACGACCATCACTGTCATCGGCGTGGGGCTCGGTACGATCATCCGTTCGGCCGGCGGGGTCGAGGCTGTCTTTGTGGGCACCATCATCATGGGTGCGTTCATCACCGTCGGCAATGTGGTGGTACCGGTGCTGATCCGCCGGGATGTCCCCGCGCGCCGGGTGGGAATCGTCACGGGTTCGTACACCTCGGCCATGAACGTGAGTTCAATGATCACCTCGCTTGCGACCGCACCGCTCGCCCAGGCGTTCGGCTGGCAGGCCGCCCTGCTGGCGTGGGGCGGTTTCGCCGTCATCGCCACAGCGGGTTGGCTTCTGGCGATCGGCCCCCGGGCCGCCTTCCATGTGGGGCCTCTCAGGCCGACGCTCGAGTCAGGGGCCTTCGAGACGGTGGCGATCGACACCCAGTCGATACCCAGCATCCAAGGGGTGCATGCCCGCACGTGGCGCAGCGCCTCAGCCCTCTTGCTTTCGCTGGCGTTCGCCGGCCAGGCCTTCTCGTACTATGGCGTGACCGCGTGGTTCCCGACGATCCTCGAAGACGAAGTGGGGCTGTCGGTCACTGCCGCCGGCTCGAGTTCGTCGATCTTTCAGATCGCAGCCGTCGTCGGGGCACTGGGAGTGCCGCTGTTGTCGACACGGATCGGCATTCCCCGCACCTTCGTACTGGTCGCCATTCTGTGGGTCAGCTGCCCAGTCGGCCTGCTGCTGGACCCCTCGGCCTGGTTCATCTGGGGCTTCTTCGGCGGTGTCGCACAGGGCGGCGGAATCACCATCGTCTTCATGCTCATCGTGCAGCTCGCACTGAACGGCACACACGCCCGCGGCCTCTCGGCCATGATCCAAGGGGTTGGCTACGCGCTCGGTGCGACGTCGGCCACCCTGCTGGGCGCAGCCCACGATGCCACGGGCGCGTGGACGCTGCCCCTCAGCATCATCGTGGTGTCGACGCTGGTCTTCAGCGCAGCGGGCCTGGCCGGTGCCATCAGGGCGAACCGAACCCGCAGCCCGCTGGCGCGCTGA
- a CDS encoding CarD family transcriptional regulator gives MKIEVGETLVYPHHGAVTITALETRVVKGEEKQFMTLNVHTSELTIKIPVENIDLVGVRDVIDEAGVQAVYAVLQNEFVEEPGNWSRRFKANQEKMASGDVNRVGEVVRDLWRRDHDKGVSAGEKRMLEKARQILVSELALAQDLTDEEASVLLNGVLEAV, from the coding sequence ATGAAAATTGAAGTCGGCGAAACTCTCGTCTACCCCCACCACGGTGCAGTAACCATCACAGCACTCGAAACTCGCGTGGTCAAAGGCGAAGAGAAGCAATTCATGACGCTGAACGTGCACACCAGCGAGCTGACCATCAAGATTCCGGTCGAGAACATCGATCTTGTCGGCGTTCGCGATGTCATCGACGAAGCCGGCGTCCAGGCCGTCTACGCCGTATTGCAGAACGAGTTCGTCGAAGAACCGGGCAACTGGTCGCGACGGTTCAAGGCCAACCAGGAGAAGATGGCCTCGGGCGACGTCAACCGCGTCGGCGAAGTCGTTCGCGACCTGTGGCGCCGCGACCACGACAAGGGTGTCTCTGCCGGCGAGAAGCGCATGCTCGAGAAAGCGCGCCAGATCCTCGTCTCCGAGCTCGCTCTTGCTCAAGACCTGACCGACGAAGAGGCTTCGGTGCTGTTGAACGGCGTGCTCGAAGCCGTTTGA
- a CDS encoding IclR family transcriptional regulator: MSEVVRGGQVVSRVGTVLRALSGSPTHGLTTAEVAGATGLSRPTAHRLLSALLAEGFVDREASDARWHVGPELYLLGTLAADRYDVTELARESVRTLAEVTGESAFFSARRGDETICLMREDGSFPIRSFVLYEGVRFPLGVASAGLAVLAYLPEDEMMRYTADDRLVERFGTRHSGASIRNRIAVTRNTGYALNPGLILEGSWGMGATVFDAAGRPAYALSLTGVESRFRQERQQELGALLLQHAHLVTQRLRSATRV, encoded by the coding sequence GTGAGTGAAGTTGTCAGGGGAGGGCAGGTCGTCTCCCGCGTCGGCACCGTTCTGAGGGCGCTCAGCGGATCGCCCACGCACGGGCTTACAACCGCGGAGGTTGCCGGTGCCACGGGTCTGTCCCGCCCGACTGCGCACCGCCTGCTCTCCGCCCTGCTTGCCGAGGGATTCGTCGATCGGGAGGCATCGGATGCCCGCTGGCACGTCGGCCCGGAACTCTACCTGCTCGGCACTCTCGCCGCAGACCGCTACGACGTGACCGAACTCGCCAGGGAGAGCGTGCGTACCCTGGCCGAGGTGACGGGTGAGAGTGCATTCTTCTCTGCCAGGCGCGGAGACGAGACCATCTGCCTGATGCGAGAAGACGGCAGCTTCCCGATCCGTTCGTTCGTTCTGTATGAGGGGGTGCGATTCCCGTTGGGGGTCGCCTCCGCGGGGCTGGCCGTTCTGGCGTATCTGCCTGAAGACGAGATGATGCGGTACACCGCCGACGACCGGCTCGTGGAACGGTTCGGGACCAGGCACTCTGGTGCGAGCATCCGGAATCGAATCGCGGTGACGCGCAACACCGGGTACGCACTGAACCCCGGGCTGATCCTCGAGGGGAGCTGGGGCATGGGAGCCACCGTCTTCGATGCGGCGGGCAGGCCCGCGTACGCCCTCAGCCTGACCGGGGTGGAGTCGCGGTTCCGGCAGGAGAGACAGCAGGAGCTGGGCGCACTGTTGCTGCAGCACGCGCATCTGGTGACGCAGAGGCTGAGGTCGGCGACGAGGGTGTGA
- a CDS encoding CoA transferase subunit A, with amino-acid sequence MTTIYASAAEALRDLVRDGDTIAVGGFGLSGNPTDLIEALRDSGARDLTIVSNNMGVDGRGLGILLENKQVAKVLASYVGENKLFAQQFLSGELDVEFVPQGTLAERLRAGGAGIPAFYTKTGVGTPVAEGKPHADFDGETYLLERGIVADVSLVHAFRADRAGNLVYRHTARNFNPLVATAGRTTLVEAEHIEDVDYLDPDAVVTPGIFVQRLVKALPRVKDIEQRTVRQRPASAGQPEAGAAADSTTHTFATA; translated from the coding sequence ATGACCACCATCTATGCCAGCGCCGCAGAGGCCCTGCGTGATCTCGTCCGCGACGGAGACACAATCGCCGTCGGAGGTTTCGGGTTGAGCGGGAACCCCACAGACCTCATCGAGGCACTCCGCGACAGTGGGGCACGCGACCTCACGATTGTGTCGAACAACATGGGGGTCGACGGAAGAGGTCTCGGCATTCTTCTCGAGAACAAGCAGGTCGCCAAGGTGCTCGCCTCGTACGTCGGCGAGAACAAGCTCTTCGCCCAGCAGTTTCTGAGCGGAGAGCTCGATGTCGAGTTCGTGCCCCAGGGCACACTGGCCGAGCGACTGAGGGCGGGCGGAGCGGGCATACCCGCGTTCTACACGAAGACCGGAGTGGGCACACCCGTCGCCGAGGGCAAACCGCACGCCGATTTCGACGGGGAGACGTACCTGCTTGAACGCGGCATCGTGGCCGACGTCTCCCTCGTCCATGCGTTCAGAGCCGATCGGGCCGGGAACCTCGTCTACCGGCACACCGCGCGCAACTTCAACCCCCTGGTCGCGACGGCAGGGCGCACGACGCTGGTCGAAGCGGAGCACATCGAAGACGTGGACTACCTCGACCCCGACGCTGTGGTGACCCCAGGGATCTTTGTGCAGCGCCTGGTGAAGGCACTCCCCCGCGTCAAAGACATCGAGCAGCGCACAGTGAGGCAGCGACCCGCGAGCGCGGGCCAGCCAGAAGCTGGTGCTGCTGCAGACTCGACCACCCACACATTCGCGACAGCGTAA